A genomic region of Micromonospora sp. NBC_01796 contains the following coding sequences:
- a CDS encoding NUDIX hydrolase, giving the protein MTAPASGEHRYEVRSRTERYAGRIFSVVTDEVTMPGGRVAPRDYVRHVGAVGVVALDDEGRVVLIRQYRHPVGRMLWELPAGLVDVAGEALPAAALRELGEEVDLTADRVDLLVDLHTSPGASTELIRIFLARQLAEVPVADRHERRDEEADLEVVRVDLDRAVEMVLAGEITNAACVAGVLAAARARDADWVPLRPADAPLPG; this is encoded by the coding sequence GTGACCGCCCCGGCATCCGGGGAGCACCGCTACGAGGTGCGTTCCCGGACGGAGCGGTACGCCGGGCGGATCTTCTCCGTGGTCACCGACGAGGTGACCATGCCCGGTGGCCGGGTGGCCCCCAGGGACTACGTACGGCACGTCGGCGCGGTCGGTGTGGTCGCGCTGGACGACGAGGGCCGGGTGGTGCTGATCCGGCAGTACCGGCACCCGGTCGGCCGGATGCTCTGGGAACTGCCCGCCGGCCTGGTCGACGTGGCGGGGGAGGCGCTGCCGGCGGCTGCCCTGCGGGAGTTGGGTGAGGAGGTCGACCTCACCGCCGACCGGGTGGACCTCCTGGTCGACCTGCACACCTCGCCGGGTGCGTCGACCGAGCTGATCCGGATCTTCCTGGCCCGGCAGCTCGCCGAGGTGCCGGTGGCCGATCGGCACGAGCGCCGGGACGAGGAGGCGGACCTGGAGGTGGTCCGGGTCGACCTCGACCGGGCGGTGGAGATGGTGCTCGCCGGCGAGATCACCAACGCGGCCTGTGTCGCCGGTGTGCTCGCCGCCGCCCGGGCCCGGGACGCCGACTGGGTCCCGCTACGCCCGGCGGACGCCCCGCTGCCCGGCTGA